Proteins from one Daphnia pulicaria isolate SC F1-1A chromosome 3, SC_F0-13Bv2, whole genome shotgun sequence genomic window:
- the LOC124328424 gene encoding uncharacterized protein LOC124328424, which translates to MKVFVVFLLYLVSVGCYQDTKEEGGHASLDAPMSEESDISNTTQLTSEEEKENDRKLMEQWTRMFFNMGRTPQQGEQILIFPGLFNGSTTVEVAKLREFRSFDNETTTNNITVLPAYLIDGQPELSEVPATPANATSPSFIVLSNDSRLFFHDEEYFFEDVESQDEDQRQRRRLRSARNEMNLLNADHEHITTMITTVFSTARNYLNNETVRANVVQYLTHKMRSFGLVTGNQIFHPIEFAALFSEGDEGDVPSGTNVIGILPGELWGSQEDEVLVIGAHWDTVPFSGGMDDNGSGVTAVLEVARAMTEGGCRPKHSVIFVAFDLEEVGCLGSIFFVRDFLIQQVLQPHGAKLKGAFILDTIMNYNETQFSQTLSPEWQSALPFFWEDIQAENNTGDFLAVLYRKDVDASLADTLASNWKSDGKPNKKKSQRDNTVDRNPRTFRVNNKEITIMKTQDKPIETVKSSSSKYRLKKVQMDLVAEVGEELELLTGWIDLLRSDHSRFWYHNIESYPHSFPAVLITDTAPYRGIMQECYHQECDSSSANENLKFANIPFLTKTCQALIDTMVSLSESKCLFQSQQQEGTKGRRQGASKQKISSYSSGSRTISFPQILIVTIALLSLKWQLC; encoded by the exons TGGTCATGCTTCTTTAGACGCGCCTATGAGCGAAGAGTCTGATATCAGTAACACGACACAGCTGACAAGTgaagaggagaaagaaaatgaccgAAAGCTCATGGAACAATGGACCCGGATGTTCTTTAACATGGGTAGAACCCCGCAACAGGGAGAGCAAATTCTCATTTTCCCGGGGCTCTTCA ACGGTTCGACGACGGTGGAAGTGGCCAAACTGAGGGAGTTTCGCAGTTTCGACAACGAAACGACAACTAATAACATTACCGTCCTTCCTGCGTACTTAATTGATGGGCAGCCAGAGTTGTCAGAGGTCCCAGCAACTCCAGCGAATGCGACATCTCCAAGCTTTATTGTCCTTTCTAATGACAGCCGCTTATTCTTCCACGACGAGGAATACTTTTTTGAAGATGTCGAATCGCAAGACGAGGACCAGAGACAGCGACGACGTCTGCGCTCAGCACGCAACGAAATGAATCTTCTGAATGCTGATCACGAACATATTACTACCATGATCACGACCGTATTCAGTACGGCGAGGAACTACCTGAATAACGAGACTGTGAGAGCAAATGTCGTGCAGTATCTGACGCACAAGATGCGCTCTTTTGGGCTAGTCACGGGCAATCAAATATTCCACCCCATAGAATTCGCCGCATTG TTTTCAGAAGGGGATGAAGGAGACGTTCCTAGTGGGACGAATGTGATTGGCATATTGCCTGGTGAACTTTGGGGAAGTCAAGAAGATGAAGTCTTAGTTATTGGAGCCCATTGGGACACGGTTCCTTTCTCAGGTGGAATGGATGATAACGGGAGTGGGGTCACGGCTGTCTTGGAG GTTGCACGAGCCATGACAGAAGGTGGTTGTCGCCCCAAGCACAGTGTCATCTTTGTTGCGTTTGATTTAGAAGAAGTCGGTTGCTtgggaagtattttttttgtgcgtgattttttgattcaacaaGTCCTTCAACCGCACGGAGCTAAGCTGAAGGGCGCTTTCATTCTGGATACAATAATGAATTATAATGAGACCCAGTTTTCACAGACACTGTCACCTGAATGGCAATCCGCCCTCCCTTTCTTTTGGGAAGATATACAG GCCGAAAACAATACTGGGGACTTTTTAGCAGTTCTTTACAGAAAAGACGTAGATGCTTCGTTGGCAGACACTTTGGCTTCCAACTGGAAAAGTGAtggaaaaccaaacaaaaagaaatctcAAAGAGATAATACGGTTGACAGAAATCCAAGAACGTTTCGAGTtaacaacaaagaaataacaataatgaaaacacaag ATAAACCAATAGAGACAGTAAAATCAAGCAGCAGTAAATATCGCTTGAAAAAGGTACAAATGGACTTGGTAGCTGAGGTGGGAGAAGAGCTTGAGCTTCTGACCGGCTGGATTGATCTTTTGCGAAGCGACCAcag TCGATTTTGGTACCACAACATCGAGAGCTATCCCCATTCCTTTCCAGCGGTACTCATTACAGATACAG CACCTTACCGTGGGATCATGCAGGAATGTTATCATCAAGAAT gTGACTCATCATCTGCGAAtgagaatttgaaatttgccaaTATTCCATTCTTGACCAAAACGTGCCAGGCATTGATAGATACCATG gtGAGCCTAAGTGAATCAAAGTGCCTATTCCAGTCTCAACAACAAGAGGGAACTAAGGGTCGGCGACAGGGTgccagtaaacaaaaaatttcgtcTTATTCCTCCGGATCCCGCACAATATCTTTTCCTCAAATTCTTATTGTCACAATTGCATTATTGTCACTCAAATGGCAATTATGTTAA
- the LOC124328427 gene encoding solute carrier family 66 member 2-like isoform X1, whose product MTFGPLLKNPLLNPLDVLRFMIFGMEGQDDVGLFGKVTIWAVLDWISSLAMIVGGVLPYIPQYLKIKKTQNADGFSLYVCLTLLIANILRILFWFGNHYEIPLLVQSIFMNFAMLAIIQLCVQVKQSKQIIRGKEKLFIDDTGSSSSVTIRDFDWRFFWKWTDFRSYLEFIAAFTLSASVLTYTLVGYVIYVEALGFTSLFIEAMLGIPQFYDNYVSKSTLGMSRAMVFLWLAGDSFKTLYFLTRQSPIQFSICGALQIAVDLAILSQTVWFGTTPGRRKGLAGSHVVQ is encoded by the exons ATGACTTTTGGACCATTGCTGAAAAATCCGCTGTTAAATCCTTTAGACGTCCTTCGCTTTATGATTTTTGGGATGGAAGGCCAAGATGACGTAGGTTTGTTTGGGAAAGTAACAATATGGGCTGTTTTGGATTGGATTTCGTCTCTTGCTATGATTGTTGGCGGTGTTTTACCCTACATTCCACAGTatttaaagataaaaaagacaCAGAATGCTGATGGATTTTCTCTTTATGTCTGCTTGACACTTCTAATTgccaacattttgagaattctCTTTTG GTTTGGAAATCATTACGAAATCCCACTGCTGGTTCAATCGATTTTCATGAATTTTGCAATGCTAGCTATCATCCAACTATGTGTTCAAGTAAAGCAAAGCAAGCAAATAATTCGTGGAAAGGAGAAGTTATTTATTG ATGACACAGGATCTTCTTCCTCTGTAACTATTAGGG ATTTTGACTGGCGATTCTTCTGGAAATGGACAGACTTCCGAAGTTATCTGGAATTTATTGCTGCATTCACTCTTTCGGCTTCTGTACTAACCTATACGTTGGTCGGATACGTAATTTATGTTGAAGCTCTTGGATTTACTTCATTGTTCATTGAAGCCATGCTGGGAATACCGCAGTTCTACGACAATTATGTTTCGAAATCAACGCTTGGAATGAG TCGGGCTATGGTGTTTTTGTGGCTTGCCGGAGATTCATTCAAGACGCTCTACTTCCTCACCAGACAATCTCCGATTCAGTTTTCCATTTGCGGAGCGCTTCAAATCGCCGTAGATTTGGCCATCCTCTCTCAAACGGTTTGGTTTGGTACAACTCCTGGCCGCCGTAAGGGCTTAGCCGGATCACATGTCGTTCAATAG
- the LOC124328427 gene encoding solute carrier family 66 member 2-like isoform X2 has translation MTFGPLLKNPLLNPLDVLRFMIFGMEGQDDVGLFGKVTIWAVLDWISSLAMIVGGVLPYIPQYLKIKKTQNADGFSLYVCLTLLIANILRILFWFGNHYEIPLLVQSIFMNFAMLAIIQLCVQVKQSKQIIRGKEKLFIDFDWRFFWKWTDFRSYLEFIAAFTLSASVLTYTLVGYVIYVEALGFTSLFIEAMLGIPQFYDNYVSKSTLGMSRAMVFLWLAGDSFKTLYFLTRQSPIQFSICGALQIAVDLAILSQTVWFGTTPGRRKGLAGSHVVQ, from the exons ATGACTTTTGGACCATTGCTGAAAAATCCGCTGTTAAATCCTTTAGACGTCCTTCGCTTTATGATTTTTGGGATGGAAGGCCAAGATGACGTAGGTTTGTTTGGGAAAGTAACAATATGGGCTGTTTTGGATTGGATTTCGTCTCTTGCTATGATTGTTGGCGGTGTTTTACCCTACATTCCACAGTatttaaagataaaaaagacaCAGAATGCTGATGGATTTTCTCTTTATGTCTGCTTGACACTTCTAATTgccaacattttgagaattctCTTTTG GTTTGGAAATCATTACGAAATCCCACTGCTGGTTCAATCGATTTTCATGAATTTTGCAATGCTAGCTATCATCCAACTATGTGTTCAAGTAAAGCAAAGCAAGCAAATAATTCGTGGAAAGGAGAAGTTATTTATTG ATTTTGACTGGCGATTCTTCTGGAAATGGACAGACTTCCGAAGTTATCTGGAATTTATTGCTGCATTCACTCTTTCGGCTTCTGTACTAACCTATACGTTGGTCGGATACGTAATTTATGTTGAAGCTCTTGGATTTACTTCATTGTTCATTGAAGCCATGCTGGGAATACCGCAGTTCTACGACAATTATGTTTCGAAATCAACGCTTGGAATGAG TCGGGCTATGGTGTTTTTGTGGCTTGCCGGAGATTCATTCAAGACGCTCTACTTCCTCACCAGACAATCTCCGATTCAGTTTTCCATTTGCGGAGCGCTTCAAATCGCCGTAGATTTGGCCATCCTCTCTCAAACGGTTTGGTTTGGTACAACTCCTGGCCGCCGTAAGGGCTTAGCCGGATCACATGTCGTTCAATAG